The DNA window ccaaattaaaaaaaagggcgAGACTGCTGTTGCAGCTGAAAGCCCTGTAGAGAGAATTCCAGTACAGGCCACAAAAAAGGTTTTGGAAAACTGAGACATGTTCCATCACTAGAAACATTTATGGAACAAGATGGATTGTGGAGTAAGAGAGATATAGGGCTAATATTTTAGACTCTGGAATATTCCCAGCAGTGATGGGGAAGGGCAGGGTTGCAGAGAGAGCTcttaccttttattttaaataaacccAACATGAAGCAACAACAACTGTTGTGCTGGGATAGAATTATGGGATTATAAAGCACTGTGTTTACAGAATATGCTGTTCACAAAGGTGGAGCAAAGGTCTTTTAATGTGCTTAACCATGAAGGGATTTCCCAGCAAAAGGGAATCTCCAGCTTCCATCTCAGGCACAAACAGAAACTCCCCTTGGCTCTGTGGGTCCAGCTGACTCTGCAGAACCATCTGCCAAGCACTCTGGGCAGGGCAAGGACAAGTTTCCTTACAGAAGGTGAAGTTTTTTGGGATTCCTTGCAGAAAGAACCTAATGAAATTCAATAACTAATGCCAGATATATATGAATATAGGGGAGGTCTTCAAGGGTGAAAGGGTGATGTTGCTTTTGACAAACAAGAGGGAtcttctttctttgaaagaacAAGGTTAGAAATGTGAGAAAatctgccttccttccctcagATCACAAAACAGTGACAAACTTTCAGATCAGGGGGAACTTGACCTATAAACATTTGGGAGTTGTATCACTAAGAACCAACATGCccttttggaaaagaagaacaCCCTCAGAAGGGGATTTTGTTCCTTGAACCTCTGTTCCCCCTGGTATGTTGGTGCAAGAAGGGCAGACAGACATTGTGACACAAGGACCTTCATTCCACAGTGAGTCAGGTTCTCTAATATTGGGAATGTCAGGCTATTGCCACCCCTGTGCCTACACGACGTGGAAGCTGCACTCCTTTCATGTACTGGCACAATTAAAATGCTACAAttttgtgtggcttttgctaAAAGTGAACCACTCCATAGAGACCAAACCTGGATAAACCAGCCACTTCATCTCCACTAAGTTTTCTCCATTTCTAATGCATCTGGTGTTAACAAGCACCGTTGACATGTGGGTGTTCCAAGGTGCTCAGAGATGAGAAGGCTCAGGGAAAGGGGGCAAGAGTTTGGTCATTCAGAACGACCCAGGCAGAAAAGAGTACGAGGAGACTCTTTCCCACTGAGCTGGATTGCAAAAGGCTGAAGCATGGAATGCGAAAGTGTGGCAAAGAACCACAAAGGAGACGTGAGATGAGGGGTGTGGAGGGTACAGACAGCGTGGAAGGGATCCCACCAGAGCACGAGGTGAAGGCAACCACACCAGCAACAACAACAAGGACCAGCACAAGAAAGAGCAAGTCCTTTTATGcaactgaaagagaaatgaggTCACCGAGTTCAGTGGGTTTATGTTACTCCACCGCTGGATGTTTGCACTCGTGCActgttttcacttttatttacaTAAGAAAGGGCTCCAGTGAGTTACTCTTGGCAACGTGCTCCCCCCACAAATCCTGCCTGAGCATGTGGgagaaaaagatttattttcaaagcctTCGAGTCATCGAATTCTTACGAAATCCACTCCTTTTCTCTTGAAGAAAATTGCATTGGCTCAGACCTGGCATGGATAATTCAGTTAATCTACCCGAGGAAATAACCATGGTTTATCCTTTCCTAGGAGGACCTTTGAGAAGGGAGAAGACAGATGATTTCAGGAAGAGTAGGAGAATGACCAAAGAGATGAGAAAACAGGCTCAAAAATAGgcttatattttatataaattaataataacatAATTCTCTAAGGAGAATTTTcgtgattaatttttttccccttagtgGGGAAACAAGGCAAAATGGGGcaccaaaataaaatgcaacGATCAGCCTGAGGgacaataaaaatcaaaataatttttcctgttctgttttttctcctggtttgtAACAGGAGTTTTGGAATGAGCAGTCattctgaactgaaaaaaaaaacaaaaaccccaaaggttTTTCATTCAGTAAATATCATAGAATATAATATTATAGAGCATTTTTCTATATTATAGAGTATTTTTCTACTTGTGAAATTTTTAAGGTAAAACCTGCTGCAATCTTTCCCATGAGTAGGTGTGACTTTCTTAAATTTATTCAGCCAAAAGCAGTCACTGAAGGAGCTCCCAAAGCAGCTCTACTGTGAAATGAAGCTGAACACCACTGGTGTGAGATCCATCTCCATAAGGAACAAAGCAGGAACCCAAACTCTCCATTCTCACAGGAataataaacttttaaaatatacaccCACTCCTCTGTTGGGTGTTGTCTTTTATTGCTCTCCACGGATCCCCTTTGGATGGAATGGACTTTTATGAGGTTTTATGGAGCGAGGATTCCCCTGCAGGGGCAGGACTGGGGTCTCCCTCAGCAGCAAGGGGTTCTATCAGGAGCAAACACACTCTGTTCCTGCATTTTCCATTGCAATGGTCACTGGATAACATCCTGAGGTATTTATGGTTCAGGTGTTAGGAAAGGGGGGAGAGATGTGATTTTGGGTGTCATCAGACAGCAGAGAAGTGCATCAGCCCCCGAATCAGGAACAGGAACCAGACCATTGCATGAAATCAGGGTATTGGGGTTTTGAATCAcagctggagagagaaaggTAATAAACTGTGTGTTCAGGGAATGGTTTGGTCTTGGGGCTCCAGACTGCTGGAGGACAttctcagcagctctggggtcaGCAGTCAAACTGCCTGGGATCAAACCCTCTGATCCCAGTCAGGTCCTGGCTCACAGCAAGATCCAAACTCTCTGCAGACACTGCTCAGGTTGCTTCAGGCTCCACCCCAGCTTTCCAAACTCTCTTCCAAAGccagacatttttaaattacatcGTTCAGGGCCCTGGACTGTCCATACCCAGGTACCTTCTTTGAGTCTTAGTCTAAGAGCTTTCAACTGCAGTTCACAGGAGGGTatcccatcctatcccatctcatcccaccctaTACCATTCtaccccatcccatcccatcccaccctaTTCCATGCCATGCCATCCCATCTCGTCCCATCACACCCcgtcccaccccatcccatcccatcctgtcccatcccatcccatcccaaccccatcccatcccatcctgtcccatcccatcccatcccatcccatcccatcccatcccatcccgtcccatcccatcccgtcccaCCCTGTCCCATCCcgtcccatcccaccccatcccatcccctcccatcccttcccactccaccccaccccaccctaccccatcccatcccatcccatcccatcccatcccatcccatcccatcccatcccatccatcctATACCATTCtaccccatcccatcccgtcccgtcccaccccatcccatcccgtcccgtcccatcccaccccatcccatcccctcccatcccttcccaccccaccccaccccaccccaccccatcccatcccatcccatcccatcccgtcccatcccatcctataCCATTCTACCCCatcccgtcccatcccatcccatcccattcccgtCTCAtggcgccccctggcggccatagctctccctcttcccccgCAGAGGCCCCGCCCCTGTGCCCGGGCCGTACCAAACGCCGCGGGGATGGGCTCACCTTCATTCCATGCCCCGTCGCTCCTCCGGCCATCCTGCCGTGCTGAGAGCGgtgagaaggaggagaagatgCGATCCTCGCAGAGTATCCGCTGTCaggcttttttccttgctttccttctttttccccaaatccGCAGCTCCCCCTCTGCGCGGAGGGTGAGTGGTTCAGCCCGACCAACATGGCGGCCACCATGAAGAAGGCGGTGAGTGCGGGACAGGGCCCGGCGGGGTTTGGCTCTTTCCCGCTGGGATTTGTTCCCTTTCCGGAGGAATTTAATTCTTCCCCGACCGCTGCCTCCGCCCGGGGGTTTCCCGAGGCCCTTcgctgcctgtccctgcccctgcagccccgggCTCGGAtggtccctgccctggccccGCGGGTTTGAGGGCGTTGcgggggctgtgctggtgcgGGTCGTTGTGAACAAGGGGAGAGTCAGGGGatatattgggaaaaaattattcagtgaaGTGATGGTTAATCgcggaatggtttgggttggaagggacgttaaactcatccagtcccaccccctgccatgggcagggacaccttccaacctggccctgaacacttccagggatggggcagccacagcttctctgggcagcctgtgccagggcctcaccaccctcacagggaacaatttctttttaaaatctaatgtAACCCTACTCTGTCAGTTCGAAGCCATTAgcccttgccctgtcactccagacccttgtaaATGGTCTCCAGAGagcactggaatgggctctCCAGGtaagtggtggagtcaccatccctggaagtgtttaaaaaatgaactgtCAGGGAAAGTCTGTGTGGTCACAGGTCAGGGGGTTAAAATCCTCTGTGGCACATCACAGATAACCACATAAAATGTGTTGCTACCAGATCCCGTGGATGTGTTATACTGTTCCTGCAGGGATTTTGGAGCTGAGTGTCCTGTtcagctgccagccctgtccAGGAAACAACCTTTGGCTTTAGAATGCCATGGATGGCTGGTGTTTTAATTGGGTGTTTCTCAGATCAATGTGGGTATTTCTGATGTCCTTCAGGAGGCATTTTAAGGAATCAGGTGTATAAGCACAACGTAGTGGCTGCAAGActgtttttcagaagctttGTAGGAGTAATCTGGTAGTGAGACCCAAGTTAATGTAAGAAATGAAGTGCTCATTTTgccctctcctccttccaggCTGCAGAAGATGTTAATGTCACCTTTGAAGATCAGCAGAAAATTAACAAGTTTGCAAGAAATACCAGCAGGATCACAgagctgaaagaagaaatagaagTGAAAAAGGTATCTTTGCTTCAGATATCACATGTTCTTCATTGCCCTGAATCAGTTTTcagctgtaaaagaaaataggGGCTGTGGATTGCTGTGAGTTGAAGTAATGCTTTGATTCTAATATGGGATTTCTGATACTTTGAAAATAGAGAATGGTGAAGTGGAAAAGAATTAACGAGAAATAAAGATCTCTAGAACCATTCTGCATGCAGTTCTTGCAAGTCTTGAGCTGTCATATTTGAAGCATTATCTCTCTATAGTAGCTGTTTGTAGGGCTCTTAGTATTTCCTGCCTGGgattattcatatttattttgtcttgagCCAAAAAAGCAGTTGTTGGTTACATTCTTTTGATGTGTTGGCAGACTGTCATTAAGAGCacagaggttttattttgctgggctggagaggatACATCATTCTCATTATTAAGTCACTTTCCTTCAACATCACTCATAGAATTTCCAAAAACATCACTCATAGAATTTCTAAAGAAGCTATACTGAGTATTTACAAGCTGCTACTACTGgcacaaaatgttttttgtaattattttgcCTGATATGTTCGTgtaaaaatgttcctttttattttgatgttccATTGATGGCTTAAGGTGCTGGGACTGAGCAATCTTACTTTTGCAATTAAGTAATTAACATTTGCCAATTTAggtacttttctttttgttctttagcTAAATTAAAGAAATCTTGTGTAAAAGCATATCAGATATTAGTGAAATTTAAATTTGCTATACTTCCCTTGTCTAGACAGAATTATGGTATTAGTGACAGATAATGAGTATTGACTAGGAATTTCTACTGGATTGAATTTAATACTGATGCTAAATTACAGCTCTGGAACTGTTCCATTAGATATTCTGGTGGTAGGTGGGATTTATGCCTCAAATGCAGACTCACTGACTTCTTTGGCCAACTAGTGGCATGACATAAGTGTTCCTTATCCAACTGTGTGCATTGAAACACTTGACCTGGTACAAagggagcatctctcttataTCTTGATAATTAGAAACAACTTCAGAACTTGGAAGATGCTTGTGATGACATCATGATGCTGGATGATGCAGATTCCCTTCTGATACCCTACCAGATTGGGGATGTCTTCATCAGTCATTCCCAGGAGGAGACACAGGAGATGCTGGAGGAGGCAAAGGTGTGTCTGGGCAAAGGGGAGCTCCTTGGCTGTCCTGTCTGtgtgctgagcactgcagtGGGGTGATCTGTCCGTCCTGTGAACCTTTGACTTTCTCAGGTTTGATTTGGGATTTGAGGAGGGGGTGTGGATTTAGGATTTGAGTTGTGTGTGCCTGGTAAATCCCAGCTGGGCTGTCGGATACAAAGTCACCCCAGCCTTTGGCCCAGTAGGAAATCCTGCAGCCTGACTGGGCACTCAGTTGGCACAGGGGCACCTCTTGGTTGGTTATATGTTGTGACAAACATGACTTTCTTTTATATaattggttgggtttttttttctctttcagagaagTTTACAAGAAGAAATCGAAGCGTTGGAGTCCCGAGTGGAGTCAATTCAGAGGGTCTTATCTGACCTCAAAGTTCAGCTCTATGCAAAGTTTGGAAACAACATAAATCTTGAGGCTGAGGACAGTTAAAGCTTTTCTAAATACaacatacattttttccttagtttattaaatgttttgataACATCGTTTtcaattacatttgaaaaaaaaatccaccacttactttttgtttgtttttttttttttttttactttcctgcCTTGGGTTCCATATATTTAATGAGAACTTTCTTATTTTGGTTACTGCagttatttatttgttcagGAAAGCCTTTGCTTCATCCTGTTGGTAAAGCATCAAGATTGGAATATTTGCATTGTTTATTAAAGTAATAAAGTCAGGCATGTGTTGTAGTTTCCTTGGTCTTGTTTTCCGCTCCTGAAAATGCTTAAGTATAAAACCAACAGGAATGGGGAAGTTTTGATTTGCACTGTGATGGCTGTTTGATAAAAGCTTCTCTGGGATAAACATGGCAGGATTCAGCTGTGATGCTCTTTAGCTGGTTTTACCAGCCTTCCTGGAACTGCTAAATGCATCTTTTGTGTTTCAGTCTTAGCTCAGGCAGCTCAGGG is part of the Chiroxiphia lanceolata isolate bChiLan1 chromosome 17, bChiLan1.pri, whole genome shotgun sequence genome and encodes:
- the PFDN4 gene encoding prefoldin subunit 4; the encoded protein is MAATMKKAAAEDVNVTFEDQQKINKFARNTSRITELKEEIEVKKKQLQNLEDACDDIMMLDDADSLLIPYQIGDVFISHSQEETQEMLEEAKRSLQEEIEALESRVESIQRVLSDLKVQLYAKFGNNINLEAEDS